From Streptomyces chrestomyceticus JCM 4735, one genomic window encodes:
- a CDS encoding cation:proton antiporter — protein MSGTILSQFFLALALVLGCAKLFGWLARLVGQPRVVGEICAGLLASPMVLSPDLVAVVLPGEVKPLLSAVADIGLAAFMFAAGYELDLSMLYRRATGSRGLLIGSILCPLALGAAVALFLADQYAPANRTAFVLFVALAMSVTALPVLVRILSDRGLNGRPVGNLALGAAAVGDLTAWVCLAGVVAYAGGSGQVRVLLLPLYLVLLVVARPLLRSAVRASLRRNRAGAGLVSAVFLGLMLSCAVTEWLGIHFIFGALAFGAVMPRKEMAELRGSVPRSMHQIGQLMLPPYFVLAGMNVDLSAVGVSAVAVIALVICTAMVSKIGGAYAGARLSGIGHAEALPTALLMNTRGLTEIVIVAVALDAGIIDRSFYSVMVIMAIATTAMTGPLLTLFAKAPEDSAPAPVVGERAKKH, from the coding sequence ATGAGCGGAACCATCCTCTCGCAGTTCTTTCTGGCCCTGGCACTCGTTCTGGGCTGTGCGAAGCTCTTCGGCTGGCTGGCGCGTCTGGTCGGGCAGCCGCGGGTGGTCGGGGAGATTTGCGCGGGCCTCTTGGCCAGTCCCATGGTCCTCTCCCCCGACCTGGTCGCGGTCGTTCTGCCCGGCGAAGTGAAGCCGCTGCTCAGTGCGGTGGCCGATATCGGGCTGGCGGCTTTCATGTTCGCCGCCGGTTACGAACTGGACCTGTCGATGCTCTACCGCCGGGCGACCGGGTCACGGGGGCTGCTCATCGGGTCGATCCTGTGTCCACTCGCTCTGGGCGCGGCGGTGGCGCTGTTTCTCGCCGACCAGTACGCCCCTGCGAACCGTACGGCATTCGTCCTCTTCGTCGCCCTCGCCATGTCCGTGACGGCGCTCCCCGTACTCGTCAGGATTCTTTCGGACCGCGGGCTGAACGGCCGGCCCGTCGGCAATCTCGCCCTGGGCGCGGCGGCGGTCGGTGATCTGACCGCCTGGGTCTGCCTCGCGGGAGTGGTGGCTTACGCGGGGGGATCGGGACAGGTGCGGGTATTACTGCTGCCGCTCTACCTCGTTCTGCTCGTCGTGGCCCGGCCGTTGCTGAGGTCGGCGGTACGTGCGAGCCTGCGGCGGAACCGGGCGGGTGCCGGACTCGTCTCCGCCGTGTTTCTGGGGCTCATGCTGTCGTGCGCGGTCACGGAATGGCTCGGCATCCACTTCATCTTCGGCGCCTTGGCGTTCGGCGCCGTCATGCCGCGCAAGGAGATGGCGGAACTGCGGGGGTCGGTGCCCCGCAGCATGCATCAGATCGGGCAGCTCATGCTGCCGCCGTACTTCGTCCTGGCCGGCATGAATGTCGACCTTTCGGCGGTCGGCGTGTCGGCCGTGGCCGTCATCGCGCTGGTCATCTGCACGGCGATGGTGTCCAAGATCGGCGGGGCGTACGCGGGCGCCCGGCTCTCCGGTATCGGGCATGCGGAGGCGCTGCCGACGGCGCTGCTGATGAATACGCGGGGACTGACCGAGATCGTGATCGTGGCGGTCGCTCTGGACGCCGGCATCATCGACCGGTCCTTCTATTCCGTGATGGTCATCATGGCGATCGCGACCACGGCCAT
- a CDS encoding dienelactone hydrolase family protein: MHFTSAQRLDDGTLEREFTLGETPGTLWTPESAAPAPLILMAHNNGLPKAAARLVARARHTAAYGYAVAAIDAPGCGDRPRSAADEQARADLRRAMQAGEPVDDIFESFVGPLVEKAVPEWRSTLDALLALPEIGGPVGYSGWTAVGIRLAAVEPRIAAAGFFAGGYVPRAQREEARQITIPLLLLLQWDDEGNPRQRALDLFDAFGSKEKTLHANMGGHTGTPWFELEDGGRFFDRHLR; the protein is encoded by the coding sequence ATGCACTTCACTTCCGCACAACGTCTCGACGACGGCACCCTGGAACGCGAATTCACCCTCGGAGAGACCCCCGGCACCCTGTGGACCCCTGAGTCCGCCGCACCGGCTCCGCTGATCCTGATGGCTCACAACAACGGCCTGCCCAAGGCGGCAGCGCGGCTGGTGGCCCGGGCCCGGCACACCGCGGCGTACGGCTACGCGGTGGCCGCCATCGATGCCCCCGGGTGCGGTGACCGGCCCCGTTCCGCCGCCGACGAGCAGGCTCGCGCCGACCTCCGCCGGGCTATGCAGGCGGGCGAGCCGGTTGACGACATCTTCGAGTCCTTTGTCGGTCCGTTGGTCGAAAAGGCGGTTCCGGAATGGCGGAGCACCCTGGACGCCCTCCTTGCGCTGCCCGAGATCGGCGGCCCGGTCGGGTACTCGGGGTGGACCGCCGTCGGTATTCGGCTGGCGGCGGTCGAGCCGCGTATCGCGGCCGCCGGTTTCTTCGCCGGGGGTTACGTGCCTCGCGCCCAGCGCGAGGAGGCCCGGCAGATCACCATTCCGCTGTTGTTGCTGCTGCAGTGGGACGACGAAGGGAACCCCCGGCAGCGGGCGCTGGATCTGTTCGACGCTTTCGGCAGCAAGGAGAAGACGCTGCACGCCAATATGGGCGGGCACACCGGCACGCCGTGGTTCGAGTTGGAGGACGGGGGACGGTTCTTCGACCGGCACCTGAGGTGA
- a CDS encoding DUF5955 family protein, whose product MTPDGPRAHRNEGVQISGGTQYGPIAGGPEAQATVYQAYSVDPSSAGPLPAQQELLQAVAALRRDLAALVAERPGALEPDAAQDAEQSLAQADSEAGQAQPRQGRLRRRVQAVADALGDVGALAAGVTAVQVAFDRLFASG is encoded by the coding sequence ATGACGCCGGACGGGCCACGTGCCCACCGCAATGAAGGCGTTCAGATCAGCGGCGGTACGCAGTACGGCCCCATCGCCGGCGGCCCCGAGGCGCAGGCGACCGTCTACCAGGCATACTCCGTAGACCCGTCGTCCGCCGGACCGCTCCCCGCCCAACAGGAATTGCTCCAGGCAGTGGCAGCCCTACGTCGCGACCTCGCCGCGCTGGTTGCCGAGCGGCCCGGGGCGCTGGAGCCGGATGCGGCACAGGACGCCGAGCAGAGCCTGGCCCAGGCCGACTCGGAGGCCGGCCAGGCACAGCCCCGGCAGGGCCGGCTGCGGCGCCGCGTTCAGGCCGTCGCCGACGCGCTGGGAGACGTCGGCGCGCTGGCGGCTGGTGTCACCGCCGTCCAGGTGGCCTTCGACAGGCTCTTCGCCTCCGGGTAG
- a CDS encoding carotenoid oxygenase family protein, translated as MTTPTGSPTPTSTTTPLHLSGNNAPVAAEVTHRPSEVTGTVPKELCGQYFRNGPNPRSGWSPHFFAGDGMLHTVALADGHATWYRNRYVRTPLYAQPGASRLALAFDPATSRIDYRVTTANTHLIAHAGRLFALEEGGFPYEVTPDLATLGVFTFDGALTTPMTAHPKTCPLTGELHFFGYRLRPPYLTYYRASAAGEVLQKQTVDLPRAVMMHDFALTAHHVVFMDLPVVFDADRAAAGGPPWRWDDGHHARFGILPRTGEAARVRWFDVAPCYVWHTMNAFETDGTITLTGTRVPTLWRQGPQDLSGGLPTLHQWVLHLATGKVTETPLDDTPSEYPRIADTAIGLPHRYGYTAGFTLDAEPRHTEVHKYDLAHGARRSTHRFPTGHICGEPVFVPRSPTGHGSNQGSVQEDDGYLLTFAHDRSRGTSYLAVLDAADLGAAPVAEVHVPVRIPAGFHGNWVPGTSGVAPGLPAAAGAPNGP; from the coding sequence ATGACGACGCCAACGGGTTCCCCCACACCCACATCCACGACCACCCCCCTACACCTCTCGGGCAACAACGCGCCGGTCGCGGCCGAGGTCACCCACCGGCCCAGCGAGGTGACTGGCACCGTGCCCAAGGAACTGTGCGGCCAGTACTTCCGCAACGGGCCCAACCCGCGCAGCGGCTGGTCGCCCCACTTCTTCGCCGGCGACGGCATGCTCCACACCGTCGCGCTGGCGGACGGCCACGCCACCTGGTACCGCAACCGCTACGTACGCACCCCGCTGTACGCACAGCCGGGCGCCTCCCGCCTCGCCCTCGCCTTCGACCCGGCCACCTCACGGATCGACTACCGCGTCACCACGGCCAACACCCACCTGATCGCCCATGCCGGCCGGCTCTTCGCCCTCGAAGAAGGCGGCTTCCCCTACGAGGTCACCCCCGACCTGGCGACCCTCGGGGTCTTCACCTTCGACGGGGCGCTGACCACGCCCATGACCGCTCACCCCAAGACCTGCCCCCTCACCGGGGAGCTGCACTTCTTCGGCTATCGCCTCAGGCCGCCGTACCTGACCTACTACCGGGCCTCCGCGGCGGGCGAAGTGCTCCAGAAGCAGACCGTGGACCTGCCGCGGGCGGTCATGATGCACGACTTCGCCCTCACCGCCCACCACGTCGTCTTCATGGACCTGCCGGTCGTCTTCGACGCCGACCGCGCAGCCGCGGGCGGCCCGCCCTGGCGGTGGGACGACGGACACCACGCTCGTTTCGGCATTCTGCCCCGGACCGGGGAAGCTGCCCGCGTACGGTGGTTCGACGTCGCTCCCTGCTACGTATGGCACACGATGAACGCCTTCGAGACCGACGGGACGATCACCCTCACCGGCACCCGCGTCCCGACCCTGTGGCGTCAGGGGCCGCAGGACCTCAGCGGCGGTCTGCCCACTCTGCACCAGTGGGTGCTCCACCTGGCCACCGGCAAGGTCACCGAGACCCCGCTGGACGACACTCCCAGCGAATACCCCCGCATCGCCGACACCGCCATCGGCCTGCCCCACCGCTACGGCTACACCGCAGGCTTCACCCTCGACGCCGAGCCCCGGCACACCGAGGTCCACAAATACGACCTGGCCCACGGCGCCCGGCGCAGCACCCACCGCTTCCCCACCGGCCACATCTGCGGCGAGCCCGTCTTCGTCCCCCGCTCCCCCACCGGCCATGGATCCAACCAGGGATCCGTTCAGGAAGACGACGGATACCTGCTGACCTTCGCCCACGACCGCTCCCGCGGCACCAGCTACCTGGCCGTCCTGGACGCCGCCGACCTCGGCGCGGCCCCGGTCGCCGAGGTCCATGTGCCGGTCCGTATACCGGCAGGTTTCCACGGCAACTGGGTCCCCGGCACCTCAGGTGTCGCGCCTGGGCTTCCGGCAGCGGCCGGCGCTCCGAACGGGCCTTGA
- a CDS encoding PucR family transcriptional regulator → MGSLFVGLARQASANARREVEAYTREIPEFGFLEKDSRARARTLEHALWLRRRTVELSPDNSELSVRDLGYIASMGELRAEAGMSLDARQRVLGLHAALMLREINEVTEAQRGDGVEEIMRLMTWFAPQGDRGIGAYCQGFVRVLRRRRQYVEQVALLTRSLLNGDPIAAELAAAVDVELPDHWVVTVFRMPVRPAADRFLENEIETLVKSHRTPVMWGREYSDGSGELIALVPLTSRTARNEDVPSRTVSDLLPELAPDHLSELVQDFALALGRPCAVGTATAPLPELADALDRARRISRAAPLRRASARLRAHTLADVFIEVTVVDVPFVDAWLRDVARQLDSGPDLLVTLDAYYRHDMHRGATATALNVHTRTLDYRLRRVRELTGIDPGSTRGVRTLSAVVTRRLSGAWR, encoded by the coding sequence GTGGGGAGCCTCTTCGTCGGACTCGCCCGGCAGGCTTCGGCCAACGCCCGCCGGGAGGTCGAGGCGTACACGCGCGAGATCCCGGAGTTCGGGTTCCTGGAGAAGGACTCCCGGGCCCGGGCCCGGACGCTGGAGCACGCACTGTGGCTCCGGCGGCGGACCGTCGAACTGTCGCCGGACAACAGCGAGTTGTCCGTACGTGACCTCGGCTACATCGCGTCGATGGGGGAGCTGCGGGCCGAGGCGGGGATGTCGCTCGACGCACGACAGCGGGTCCTGGGGCTGCACGCCGCTCTCATGCTGCGCGAGATCAACGAGGTGACCGAGGCCCAGCGCGGCGACGGTGTCGAAGAAATCATGCGCCTGATGACCTGGTTCGCCCCGCAGGGCGATCGCGGCATCGGCGCCTACTGCCAGGGATTCGTACGGGTACTGCGCCGCCGGAGGCAGTACGTCGAGCAGGTCGCCCTGCTGACCCGGTCCCTGCTGAACGGAGATCCCATAGCGGCGGAACTCGCCGCGGCCGTCGACGTGGAGCTGCCGGACCACTGGGTGGTCACGGTGTTCCGGATGCCGGTCCGCCCCGCCGCGGACCGTTTCCTGGAAAACGAGATCGAGACTTTGGTGAAGAGCCACCGGACGCCTGTCATGTGGGGCCGGGAGTACAGCGACGGAAGCGGTGAGCTGATCGCTCTGGTTCCGCTGACTTCCCGTACGGCGCGAAACGAGGACGTACCGTCGCGCACCGTTTCCGACCTCCTGCCCGAACTCGCCCCCGACCACCTGTCCGAGCTCGTACAGGACTTCGCCCTGGCCCTCGGCCGGCCCTGTGCCGTCGGCACCGCCACCGCACCGCTGCCCGAACTGGCCGACGCCCTCGACCGGGCCCGCCGGATCAGCCGGGCGGCCCCGCTGCGCCGGGCCTCCGCCCGGCTCCGGGCGCACACCCTGGCCGACGTGTTCATCGAAGTCACCGTCGTGGACGTGCCCTTCGTCGACGCCTGGCTACGTGACGTAGCGCGGCAACTGGACTCCGGCCCGGACCTGCTCGTCACCCTCGACGCGTACTACCGCCACGACATGCACCGCGGCGCCACGGCGACCGCCCTCAACGTCCACACCCGCACCCTGGACTACCGCCTCCGCCGGGTACGGGAACTCACCGGCATCGACCCCGGCTCGACACGGGGCGTCCGCACACTCAGCGCGGTCGTCACCAGGCGCCTGTCGGGGGCGTGGCGCTGA
- a CDS encoding DUF4394 domain-containing protein: MKASTRKKIVATMVAMGTSVTLMLGTSGTGTAAPAVPSLRAYGITGDGTLMAGFKTDRPQVLDWVRAVDGLVGDTSLIGIDFRVQDGLLYGVGNKGGIYTIKIPTGDEDVQVTKVSQLQYDLRGTAFGVDFNPAADRLRVISDNGQNLRHNLNNHTTVQDQNLNFPGEEGAAKGVTAAAYTNNDRSAATATTLADVDTTNDQIVLQSPANSGTLAPTGKLGVNAGLKAGLDIYSTLSDGQTVDNAAFASLTPNGAANPSLYSVNVLTGQATPIRQFPLNITDLAVSLTGT; encoded by the coding sequence ATGAAGGCAAGCACGCGCAAGAAAATAGTGGCGACCATGGTTGCCATGGGCACCTCGGTGACGCTCATGCTCGGCACGTCGGGCACCGGTACGGCGGCGCCCGCCGTCCCCAGCCTGCGTGCGTACGGAATCACCGGCGACGGCACCCTGATGGCCGGGTTCAAGACCGACCGGCCGCAGGTCCTCGACTGGGTCAGGGCCGTCGACGGCCTCGTCGGCGACACGAGCCTGATCGGCATCGACTTCCGGGTGCAGGACGGCCTGCTGTACGGGGTCGGCAACAAGGGCGGCATCTACACGATCAAGATCCCGACGGGCGACGAGGACGTCCAGGTCACCAAGGTGTCCCAGCTTCAGTACGACCTGCGCGGCACGGCGTTCGGCGTCGACTTCAACCCGGCGGCCGACCGGCTCCGGGTGATCAGCGACAACGGGCAGAACCTGCGGCACAACCTCAACAACCACACGACCGTCCAGGACCAGAACCTCAACTTCCCGGGGGAGGAGGGCGCGGCCAAGGGCGTCACCGCCGCCGCGTACACGAACAACGACCGCAGTGCGGCCACCGCGACCACCCTGGCCGACGTCGACACGACCAACGACCAGATCGTCCTCCAGTCCCCGGCCAACAGCGGCACGCTCGCCCCGACCGGCAAGCTCGGCGTCAACGCCGGGCTCAAGGCCGGCCTGGACATCTACAGCACGCTGTCCGACGGGCAGACGGTCGACAACGCCGCCTTCGCCTCCCTCACCCCGAACGGCGCCGCCAACCCGTCGCTCTACAGCGTGAACGTCCTCACCGGCCAGGCCACACCCATCAGGCAGTTCCCGCTGAACATCACGGACCTGGCCGTCTCCCTCACCGGCACCTGA
- a CDS encoding hemopexin repeat-containing protein, protein MAEQTAAPGSFYRRVDAVVRAKGNDPITWVLKDNSYVRYDMKENHGFEGYPKLIEGNWPGLVDSFGRSIDAALNRRDQPNVVYLFKDSQYVRYDLDSDKVEPGYPISIAEGWKGLPPDFQLGVDAAVNHQSSPNVSWFFKDDLYIRYDVVNDKLLGGPTPILRGWRGLPENFQRGIDAAVNSVLDTDKVYLFKDDQYVRYDLVSDKTDNGYPLPIEGNWNFFA, encoded by the coding sequence GTGGCAGAGCAGACCGCTGCACCGGGTTCCTTCTACCGGCGCGTCGACGCCGTGGTGAGGGCCAAGGGCAACGACCCCATCACGTGGGTCCTCAAGGACAACTCCTACGTGCGCTACGACATGAAGGAGAACCACGGGTTCGAGGGGTACCCCAAGCTCATCGAGGGCAACTGGCCCGGTCTGGTGGACAGCTTCGGGCGCAGCATCGACGCCGCGCTCAACCGCCGGGACCAGCCGAACGTCGTGTACCTCTTCAAGGACAGCCAGTACGTCCGCTACGACCTGGACTCCGACAAGGTCGAACCGGGCTACCCGATCAGCATCGCGGAGGGCTGGAAGGGGCTGCCGCCGGACTTCCAGCTCGGCGTCGACGCGGCCGTCAACCACCAGAGCAGCCCGAACGTGAGCTGGTTCTTCAAGGACGACCTGTACATCCGCTACGACGTCGTGAACGACAAGCTGCTGGGCGGCCCGACGCCCATCCTGCGCGGCTGGCGCGGGCTGCCGGAGAACTTCCAGCGGGGCATCGACGCGGCCGTCAACTCCGTGCTCGACACGGACAAGGTGTACCTGTTCAAGGACGACCAGTACGTCCGCTACGACCTGGTCAGCGACAAGACCGACAACGGTTACCCGCTGCCGATCGAGGGCAACTGGAACTTCTTCGCGTGA
- a CDS encoding CPBP family intramembrane glutamic endopeptidase translates to MAVGITVALLVLANLVNGRWAPSFGVLTAVVVSALLLGVLFRAGGTWADAGLDAATLKRGACWAMVLIGLVGVGYAVAALLPVTRGLFADERYGALSGGQVALRVLVTVPVGTVLLEEVAFRGVLYGLVRRARGAVWATVVSSMLFGLWHVLPSLGLAADKPALTPLFGRSALGAAAAVVAAVLFTGAAGVLFCELRRRSGSLLAPMGLHWAVNAFGYLVGFLLR, encoded by the coding sequence GTGGCTGTGGGCATCACGGTCGCCCTGCTGGTGCTTGCCAACCTGGTCAACGGCCGATGGGCGCCGTCGTTCGGGGTACTGACGGCCGTCGTGGTCAGTGCGCTGCTGCTGGGGGTGCTGTTCCGGGCCGGTGGCACGTGGGCGGATGCGGGGCTGGATGCCGCGACGCTCAAGCGCGGCGCATGCTGGGCGATGGTGCTGATCGGGCTGGTCGGCGTGGGGTATGCGGTGGCGGCGCTGCTGCCGGTCACCCGGGGGCTGTTCGCGGACGAGCGGTACGGCGCGCTGTCCGGCGGTCAGGTGGCGTTGCGCGTCCTGGTCACGGTGCCGGTCGGTACGGTGCTGCTGGAGGAGGTCGCCTTCCGGGGTGTGCTGTACGGCCTGGTGCGCCGGGCACGGGGTGCGGTGTGGGCGACGGTCGTGTCGAGCATGTTGTTCGGGTTGTGGCACGTCCTGCCGTCGCTGGGGCTGGCGGCTGACAAGCCTGCCCTGACGCCGCTGTTCGGCCGTTCCGCGCTCGGTGCGGCGGCCGCCGTGGTGGCGGCGGTGCTGTTCACCGGGGCGGCCGGCGTGCTCTTCTGCGAGCTGCGCCGCCGTAGCGGGAGTCTGCTGGCGCCCATGGGCCTGCATTGGGCGGTCAACGCGTTCGGCTACCTGGTGGGCTTTCTGCTGCGGTGA
- a CDS encoding alpha/beta hydrolase, with protein sequence MAGDASESPGGPPPPPDTAAAAESPGPAVRRSRGRRRLWSVTLTGCWGALLFACLSFTPSLLPRGGILQGLICGITAALGYAAGVLVARMGRAFADREPRPPRRRSWTGFLIGAVILFGLFFGFGQYWQYEIRRLMGVTDYNVPLAVASPLVAALVFWLLLLAARGIRGLYRRLVRLLRHWIGPRAASAVGWTAVAALVWAIVTGVLLDGLVGLANQSFSLRDTTTEEGAHRPTTTLRSGGPGSLVPWDSLGLQGRNFTGTGPSVSAIGKFTGRPAKEPIRSYAGLASSDDAESRAAQAVADLTRQGGFQRKNLLVVTTTGSGWVDPAAVDSFEYLSGGDSATIATQYSYLPSWLSYLVDQSKAREAGRALFDAVYDSWSKLPPDRRPRLFVAGESLGSFGGETAFSGEYDLRNRTAGTLFAGPPAFNTLFREFSDHRDAGSPEVQPVYKDGRTVRFANDPAVEIPPADRPWNGSRVLYLMHPSDPIVWWSPHLVYSEPDWIGQHPGSDVLEQMVWLPLVTFWQVTADLPFAADVPRGHGHTYTTEYVDAWNAVMRPSDVTAQDLSRLKDIIAAEK encoded by the coding sequence ATGGCGGGAGACGCGTCGGAGTCACCGGGCGGCCCGCCCCCTCCTCCGGACACCGCGGCAGCGGCGGAAAGCCCCGGCCCGGCGGTACGGCGATCCCGTGGTCGCCGGAGACTGTGGTCCGTCACCCTCACCGGCTGCTGGGGAGCGCTCCTGTTCGCCTGCCTGTCGTTCACCCCGTCACTGCTCCCGCGCGGCGGCATCCTGCAAGGTCTGATCTGCGGTATCACCGCGGCCCTCGGCTATGCGGCCGGGGTGCTCGTCGCGCGGATGGGGCGCGCGTTCGCCGACCGGGAACCGCGGCCCCCGCGGCGCAGGTCCTGGACCGGCTTCCTCATCGGCGCCGTCATCCTCTTCGGGCTCTTCTTCGGCTTCGGGCAGTACTGGCAGTACGAGATCCGCCGGCTGATGGGGGTGACCGACTACAACGTCCCGCTCGCCGTGGCCTCTCCCCTCGTCGCGGCGCTGGTCTTCTGGCTCCTGCTCCTGGCCGCGCGCGGCATCCGCGGCCTGTACCGCCGGCTCGTGCGCCTGCTCAGGCACTGGATCGGGCCACGCGCCGCGTCCGCCGTCGGCTGGACCGCGGTCGCTGCCCTTGTCTGGGCGATCGTCACCGGAGTGCTGCTCGACGGCCTGGTCGGTCTCGCCAACCAGAGCTTCTCGCTCCGCGACACGACGACCGAGGAAGGGGCGCACCGGCCCACGACGACCCTGCGTTCTGGCGGGCCCGGCTCGCTCGTACCGTGGGACTCGCTGGGCCTGCAGGGGCGCAACTTCACCGGCACCGGCCCGTCGGTGTCCGCCATCGGAAAGTTCACCGGCCGTCCCGCGAAGGAACCGATCCGGTCCTACGCCGGACTGGCGTCGTCCGACGACGCCGAGTCCCGTGCCGCCCAGGCGGTCGCCGACCTGACCCGGCAGGGCGGCTTCCAGCGCAAGAACCTGCTCGTGGTGACGACGACCGGCAGCGGCTGGGTCGACCCCGCCGCGGTGGACTCCTTCGAGTACCTCAGCGGCGGCGACTCCGCCACGATCGCGACCCAGTACTCCTACCTCCCGTCGTGGCTCTCCTACCTGGTCGACCAGTCCAAGGCCCGTGAGGCGGGCCGCGCCCTCTTCGACGCCGTGTACGACAGTTGGTCGAAACTGCCGCCCGACCGGCGCCCCCGGCTGTTCGTCGCCGGGGAGAGCCTGGGGTCCTTCGGCGGCGAGACCGCTTTCAGCGGGGAGTACGACCTGCGCAACCGCACCGCGGGCACCCTGTTCGCCGGCCCGCCGGCCTTCAACACGCTGTTCCGGGAGTTCAGCGACCACCGTGACGCCGGCAGCCCCGAGGTACAGCCCGTCTACAAGGACGGGCGGACCGTCCGGTTCGCCAACGATCCGGCCGTGGAGATCCCGCCGGCGGACCGGCCCTGGAACGGCAGCCGTGTCCTGTACCTCATGCATCCGTCCGACCCGATCGTCTGGTGGAGCCCGCACCTCGTCTACAGCGAACCTGACTGGATCGGCCAGCACCCTGGCAGCGACGTGCTGGAACAGATGGTGTGGCTGCCGCTCGTGACGTTCTGGCAGGTCACCGCGGACCTTCCGTTCGCCGCCGACGTCCCGAGAGGCCACGGCCACACCTACACGACCGAGTACGTGGACGCGTGGAACGCCGTCATGCGGCCCTCGGACGTCACCGCGCAGGATCTCAGCCGCCTGAAAGACATCATCGCGGCCGAGAAGTGA
- a CDS encoding SHOCT domain-containing protein, giving the protein MSGSVTLAYDYPLLGVFWTTFWLFMWVLWFFLLFRVIGDVFRDDGLNGWAKTGWIISVLVVPFLGVFVYVLVRGRGMGRREVSRAQAQQEAFDTYVRRTAAETAPRATQADELTKLSRLRERGDISDAEFQQAKSKVLH; this is encoded by the coding sequence ATGAGCGGTTCCGTCACGCTCGCGTACGACTATCCGCTGCTCGGCGTTTTCTGGACCACGTTCTGGCTCTTCATGTGGGTGTTGTGGTTCTTCCTGCTCTTCCGCGTCATCGGTGACGTCTTCCGCGACGACGGGCTGAACGGATGGGCCAAGACGGGCTGGATCATCTCCGTGCTCGTGGTGCCTTTCCTCGGTGTCTTCGTCTACGTCCTCGTCCGGGGACGCGGCATGGGCCGGCGCGAAGTGAGCAGGGCGCAGGCCCAGCAGGAGGCTTTCGACACGTACGTACGCCGGACCGCGGCGGAGACCGCGCCCCGCGCCACCCAGGCCGACGAGCTGACGAAGCTGTCCCGGCTCAGGGAGCGCGGCGACATCTCGGACGCCGAGTTCCAGCAGGCGAAGAGCAAGGTCCTGCACTGA
- a CDS encoding DUF1269 domain-containing protein — protein sequence MTTETGPIQLLTIAFGPDTTFEGRIAEELDDLTAAGQILVLDLLIVQKQPDGDLVSVGYQAEGMGDTVSALLGLSPGSLRGAEAACPSLAPGRPFGLTTDEVRELADALEPGTTAGFLLLEHRWARKLRRAVREQGGVPVAEGFLTEEALAPIAAELLATAARLEDKPEDKASEGTDSRKNLS from the coding sequence ATGACGACCGAGACCGGCCCCATACAACTGTTGACGATCGCGTTCGGCCCGGACACGACGTTCGAGGGGCGGATCGCCGAGGAGCTGGACGACCTCACGGCCGCCGGCCAGATCCTCGTGCTGGACCTGCTGATCGTACAGAAGCAGCCCGACGGTGACCTCGTCTCCGTCGGCTATCAGGCGGAGGGCATGGGCGACACGGTCAGCGCGCTGCTCGGGCTGAGTCCGGGCAGCTTGCGGGGAGCGGAAGCCGCGTGCCCCTCCCTGGCACCGGGGCGCCCCTTCGGCCTCACCACGGACGAGGTCCGGGAACTCGCCGACGCACTGGAACCAGGCACCACCGCAGGCTTCCTGCTGCTCGAACACCGCTGGGCGCGGAAGCTGCGGCGCGCGGTCCGCGAGCAGGGCGGCGTGCCCGTCGCCGAGGGCTTCCTCACCGAAGAGGCCCTCGCCCCCATCGCCGCGGAGCTGCTCGCCACCGCCGCGCGGCTCGAAGACAAGCCTGAGGACAAGGCATCGGAAGGGACTGATTCGCGAAAGAACCTGTCGTGA
- a CDS encoding SixA phosphatase family protein, giving the protein MTISPLRRLLLLRHAKAARPPGTADHERPLSGRGRRDARAAGQLLAKEDWLPDLVLCSTAHRTRETWELAAAELAGLPEVRFEPRLYHPPVPQLLAVVHEVPAHVTTLLVIGHNPSLRDTILMAAGDGVGRRVRQVREKFPTAAVALLAWRGTWDELDARTALLTGLAVARGARPGPS; this is encoded by the coding sequence GTGACGATCTCGCCTCTGCGGCGCCTGCTGTTGTTGCGCCACGCCAAAGCCGCCCGCCCCCCGGGGACGGCAGACCACGAGCGGCCGTTGTCCGGGCGTGGCCGCCGGGACGCGCGGGCCGCGGGACAACTGCTGGCGAAGGAGGACTGGCTGCCCGACCTGGTGCTCTGCTCCACGGCGCACCGTACGCGGGAGACGTGGGAGCTGGCCGCGGCGGAACTGGCGGGGCTGCCTGAGGTGCGCTTCGAGCCACGGCTGTACCACCCGCCGGTGCCGCAGCTCCTGGCCGTCGTGCACGAAGTGCCCGCCCACGTAACGACGTTACTGGTGATCGGCCACAACCCGAGCCTGCGGGACACGATCCTGATGGCGGCCGGCGACGGAGTCGGCCGGCGGGTCCGGCAGGTCCGGGAGAAGTTCCCGACCGCCGCGGTCGCCCTGCTGGCCTGGCGCGGTACGTGGGACGAGCTCGACGCCCGTACGGCGCTGCTGACCGGGCTGGCCGTCGCCCGGGGAGCCCGGCCAGGGCCTTCGTGA